A window from Sus scrofa isolate TJ Tabasco breed Duroc chromosome 2, Sscrofa11.1, whole genome shotgun sequence encodes these proteins:
- the LOC100516591 gene encoding olfactory receptor 5AN1-like, whose amino-acid sequence MNGGENTTRIIHFILLGFSDFPHIRAALFVVFLVIYILTLTWNLCLIVLIRMDSHLHTPMYFFLSNLSFIDICYVSSTAPKMLYDFFQAKPTITVVGCAIQYFVFSTMGLSESCLMTVMAYDRYAAICNPLLYSSIMSPSLCGRMVLGSYMAGLSSSLFHVCAMLQLRFCGPNVIQHFFCDLPQLLVLSCSDTFFVRLLTAISTMIFGIINALVIMISYVYIVISIMKITSAKGWSKAFNTCASHLTAVTLFYTSGMFVYLSFSSGGSSSFDRFAAVFYTVVIPMLNPLIYSLRNKEIKDALKRLQKGKECC is encoded by the coding sequence ATGAATGGGGGAGAAAATACTACACGTATCATCCATTTTATCCTCTTGGGATTCTCAGATTTTCCCCACATCAGAGCAGCCCTCTTTGTGGTGTTCCTggtgatatatattttgactctGACTTGGAATCTGTGTCTCATTGTCTTGATAAGGAtggattcccacctccacacacccatgtacttcttcctcagtaatCTGTCCTTTATAGACATCTGCTATGTGAGCTCTACAGCCCCCAAGATGCTCTATGACTTCTTCCAGGCAAAGCCAACTATCACTGTTGTGGGTTGTGCCATTCAATACTTTGTGTTTTCAACCATGGGACTGAGTGAGTCTTGTCTCATGACagtcatggcttatgaccgctatgcTGCCATTTGTAACCCACTCCTCTATTCATCCATCATGTCACCCTCTCTCTGTGGTCGGATGGTGCTGGGGTCCTATATGGCTGGACTCTCTAGTTCTCTGTTCCACGTGTGTGCGATGCTTCAGCTCCGCTTCTGTGGGCCTAATGTCATTCaacacttcttctgtgacctgcCGCAGCTGTTGGTTCTTTCCTGCTCTGACACGTTCTTTGTACGACTCTTGACTGCTATATCAACAATGATCTTTGGGATAATAAATGCCCTGGTTATCATGATCTCCTATGTCTACATTGTCATCTCCATCATGAAGATCACTTCCGCTAAAGGCTGGTCCAAGGCTTTCaacacctgtgcttctcacttgACAGCAGTTACCCTCTTCTACACCTCAGGTATGTTTGTCTATTTGAGTTTCAGCTCTGGTGGTTCCTCCAGCTTTGACAGATTTGCCGCAGTCTTCTACACTGTGGTGATTCCCATGTTGAACCCTTTGatatacagtctgaggaacaaagaaatcaaagatgcctTGAAGAGATTGCAAAAGGGGAAAGAGTGTTGCTGA